In Nocardioides dokdonensis FR1436, the following are encoded in one genomic region:
- a CDS encoding PucR family transcriptional regulator, whose protein sequence is MTRRLPRSTASHGLALPARAVAEMREDLASVADKVVTAIINEVPSYDDALTGSMGENIRSAVRIALGGFLSLAGGRGGANPRTPTAPAAEGAYQLGRGEARNGRTTDALLSAYRIGARVSWREMSATAVRAGMDAETLAGFAELVFAYIDELSAASVAGHSDELATAGRVRQRLVERLARQLLTGAPAEAVLDTATRAEWEPPTTLTAVLIADSQVRPALASLPRATIAVVDSAELSEASGAPESTEGREGGLLLVPDAHGRARGALLRTIADLDAVAGPARPWLEVRASLDRARRTRTLGLGPDTEAHLPELVLSADADARADLRAAVLAPLADLRPGTAQKLTETLRSWLLHQGRRDDVAAELFVHAQTVRYRMGQLRELYGDDLEDPEKVLAMVIALG, encoded by the coding sequence ATGACTCGTCGCCTCCCTCGCAGCACCGCCAGCCACGGACTCGCGCTGCCCGCCCGCGCGGTCGCCGAGATGCGCGAGGACCTGGCGTCGGTGGCCGACAAGGTCGTCACCGCGATCATCAACGAGGTGCCGTCCTACGACGACGCCCTGACCGGGTCGATGGGCGAGAACATCCGCAGCGCGGTGCGGATCGCGCTCGGCGGCTTCCTGTCCCTGGCCGGCGGGAGAGGCGGCGCCAACCCCCGGACGCCGACGGCGCCGGCCGCCGAGGGCGCCTACCAGCTCGGCCGCGGCGAGGCCCGCAACGGCCGCACGACCGACGCGCTGCTGTCGGCGTACCGGATCGGCGCGCGGGTGTCGTGGCGGGAGATGTCGGCCACCGCGGTGCGCGCCGGGATGGACGCCGAGACGCTGGCCGGCTTCGCCGAGCTGGTCTTCGCCTACATCGACGAGCTCTCCGCCGCCAGCGTGGCCGGGCACTCCGACGAGCTGGCCACCGCTGGTCGGGTGCGCCAGCGGCTGGTCGAGCGGTTGGCGCGCCAGCTGCTCACCGGGGCGCCCGCCGAGGCGGTCCTGGACACAGCGACCCGGGCGGAGTGGGAGCCCCCGACCACGCTGACCGCCGTCCTGATCGCGGACTCGCAGGTGCGTCCGGCGCTCGCCTCCCTGCCCCGGGCGACGATCGCGGTCGTCGACTCCGCCGAGCTCTCCGAGGCGTCGGGGGCCCCCGAGTCGACCGAGGGCCGTGAGGGCGGGCTGCTGCTGGTGCCCGACGCGCACGGTCGTGCCCGGGGCGCCCTGCTGCGGACGATCGCCGACCTCGACGCCGTCGCCGGGCCCGCCCGGCCCTGGCTGGAGGTGCGGGCCTCGCTCGACCGGGCGCGCCGCACCCGGACCCTGGGACTGGGGCCGGACACCGAGGCCCACCTGCCGGAGCTGGTGCTGAGCGCCGACGCCGACGCCCGCGCCGACCTGCGCGCGGCGGTCCTCGCGCCGCTCGCCGACCTGCGTCCGGGCACCGCCCAGAAGCTCACGGAGACGCTGCGCTCCTGGCTGCTGCACCAGGGCCGGCGCGACGACGTGGCGGCCGAGCTGTTCGTGCACGCCCAGACCGTGCGCTACCGGATGGGCCAGCTGCGCGAGCTCTACGGTGACGACCTCGAGGACCCGGAGAAGGTGCTGGCGATGGTCATCGCCCTGGGCTGA
- a CDS encoding MFS transporter, with protein sequence MSPLASYRQLINIAGPLYVLVAFLGRLPLAMSQLGTLLLVSTASGSYGLGGLSAGALAVANAVGAPLAGSLADRIGQRPVVLVQSLLGATGLIALVGVVDAGVSDLTVVAVAALTGLATPQVGPLARVRWRPLTEGRPHQRRLVDAAFSYEGAADEASFALGPALIGLAAVLVSPSGGLIAAAVLLAVFGSAFALDGSAALVARHDSTSPGHGPLVTRVFVVLAAAQLFVGVLFGATQTGATVLATEAGTPGVAGLVHATLGVGSAVAGIATAYLPARIGHERRALVAAFALVALSWPLLLVDSLLGATLVVLFLGCAVAPYMIAVFSLAERVVPLPRVGAAMTTLASATGIGYALGSSVAGRLADDHGSTAAFSVTVTTTVLAAVLMLTQQRRLHAAVQAAHPMDPVTLPRV encoded by the coding sequence GTGAGTCCGCTCGCTTCCTACCGCCAGCTCATCAACATCGCCGGCCCCCTCTACGTGCTGGTCGCCTTCCTCGGCCGGCTGCCCCTGGCCATGAGCCAGCTCGGCACCCTCCTGCTCGTCTCCACCGCCTCCGGCAGCTACGGCCTCGGCGGCCTGTCGGCCGGTGCGCTGGCGGTCGCCAACGCGGTCGGCGCCCCGCTCGCCGGTTCCCTGGCCGACCGGATCGGCCAGCGCCCCGTCGTGCTCGTGCAGTCGCTGCTCGGCGCCACCGGCCTGATCGCCCTGGTGGGCGTCGTCGACGCCGGGGTCAGCGACCTGACCGTGGTCGCCGTGGCCGCCCTCACCGGTCTCGCCACGCCCCAGGTCGGCCCGCTGGCCCGGGTGCGCTGGCGTCCGCTGACCGAGGGCCGGCCGCACCAGCGCCGCCTGGTCGACGCCGCCTTCTCCTACGAGGGCGCCGCCGACGAGGCGTCCTTCGCGCTCGGCCCGGCGCTGATCGGCCTGGCCGCCGTGCTCGTCTCGCCCAGCGGCGGCCTGATCGCCGCCGCCGTGCTCCTCGCCGTCTTCGGCAGCGCCTTCGCGCTCGACGGGTCGGCGGCCCTGGTCGCCCGGCACGACTCGACCAGCCCCGGTCACGGGCCGCTGGTCACCCGGGTCTTCGTGGTCCTCGCCGCGGCGCAGCTGTTCGTGGGCGTGCTCTTCGGCGCCACCCAGACCGGCGCCACGGTGCTCGCGACCGAGGCCGGCACCCCGGGTGTCGCGGGCCTGGTGCACGCCACGCTCGGCGTCGGCAGCGCGGTGGCCGGCATCGCGACGGCGTACCTGCCGGCGCGGATCGGCCACGAGCGGCGTGCCCTCGTCGCGGCGTTCGCGCTGGTGGCGCTGTCGTGGCCGCTGCTGCTCGTCGACAGCCTGCTGGGCGCGACCCTGGTCGTGCTGTTCCTGGGCTGCGCGGTGGCGCCGTACATGATCGCGGTCTTCTCGCTCGCCGAGCGGGTCGTGCCGCTGCCCCGCGTGGGCGCCGCGATGACGACCCTGGCCAGTGCCACCGGCATCGGCTACGCGCTCGGCTCCTCGGTCGCCGGCCGGCTGGCCGACGACCACGGCTCGACCGCGGCCTTCTCGGTGACCGTGACGACCACGGTGCTGGCGGCCGTGCTGATGCTCACCCAGCAGCGACGCCTGCACGCCGCGGTCCAGGCCGCGCACCCGATGGACCCGGTCACCCTCCCTCGGGTCTGA
- a CDS encoding fatty acid desaturase family protein — protein sequence MTAITRKPENPTAHLTEADIEQIGVELDAIRQDIVDSRGASDAAYIRKVIDVQRKLELGSRAVLVASIFPPAWVLGTVGLSVAKILDNMEIGHNIMHGQWDWMRDPKIHSSTWEWDNATPSDAWKHSHNEVHHTYTNIVGKDNDLGYGIMRVDEDQRWHPMYLAQPLWNFVNACLFEYGIAAYDLELGRNLRVPKDKRSETFKRNLKGTLGKIRKQATKDYVVHPVLSIPTGSFLPTLAANATANVVRNLWTHSVIMCGHFPEGVETFEKKAIPEKETRGEWYLRQMLGSANISGSKAMHLMTGNLSHQIEHHLFPDLPSNRYAEIAPQVKALFAKYDLNYHEASLPAQVYSAWHKVVRLSLPNDFMATTTVKNLPSQLKTLYAMSTKGPKVRRAAQARLQQQARRLTTAA from the coding sequence ATGACTGCCATCACCCGCAAGCCCGAGAACCCCACCGCCCATCTGACCGAGGCCGACATCGAGCAGATCGGCGTCGAGCTCGACGCGATCCGCCAGGACATCGTCGACAGCCGGGGCGCCTCCGACGCGGCGTACATCCGCAAGGTCATCGACGTGCAGCGCAAGCTCGAGCTCGGCAGCCGCGCGGTGCTGGTCGCCAGCATCTTTCCGCCGGCCTGGGTGCTGGGCACCGTCGGGCTGAGCGTGGCCAAGATCCTCGACAACATGGAGATCGGCCACAACATCATGCACGGCCAGTGGGACTGGATGCGTGACCCGAAGATCCACTCCAGCACCTGGGAGTGGGACAACGCCACCCCGTCGGACGCGTGGAAGCACAGCCACAACGAGGTGCACCACACGTACACGAACATCGTGGGCAAGGACAACGACCTCGGCTACGGCATCATGCGCGTCGACGAGGACCAGCGCTGGCACCCGATGTACCTCGCGCAGCCGCTGTGGAACTTCGTCAACGCCTGCCTCTTCGAGTACGGCATCGCCGCCTACGACCTCGAGCTGGGCCGCAACCTGCGGGTGCCCAAGGACAAGCGCAGCGAGACCTTCAAGCGCAACCTGAAGGGCACGCTCGGCAAGATCCGCAAGCAGGCCACCAAGGACTACGTCGTCCACCCGGTGCTGTCGATCCCGACCGGCTCCTTCCTGCCGACCCTGGCCGCCAACGCCACCGCCAACGTGGTGCGCAACCTGTGGACGCACTCGGTGATCATGTGCGGCCACTTCCCCGAGGGCGTGGAGACCTTCGAGAAGAAGGCGATCCCGGAGAAGGAGACCCGCGGCGAGTGGTACCTGCGCCAGATGCTCGGCTCGGCCAACATCTCCGGCTCCAAGGCGATGCACCTGATGACCGGCAACCTCTCGCACCAGATCGAGCACCACCTGTTCCCCGACCTGCCGTCGAACCGGTACGCCGAGATCGCCCCGCAGGTGAAGGCGCTCTTCGCCAAGTACGACCTGAACTACCACGAGGCGTCGCTGCCGGCGCAGGTCTACTCGGCCTGGCACAAGGTCGTGCGCCTCTCGCTGCCGAACGACTTCATGGCCACCACGACCGTGAAGAACCTGCCCAGCCAGCTCAAGACGCTCTACGCGATGTCCACCAAGGGCCCCAAGGTCCGTCGCGCGGCCCAGGCCCGGCTGCAGCAGCAGGCGCGCCGCCTCACCACCGCGGCCTGA
- a CDS encoding AMP-binding protein has translation MTQDSYAAGPTEPPLPDTTIGADLSRTVAAHPEREALVEVATGRRWTWRELEDDVDRVARGLMAAGIGVGDRVGIWAPNCAEWTLVQYAAARTGAVLVNVNPAYRSHELAYAINQSGLALMVAATAFKTSDYVAMMREVAPQCPDLRRVVHIGTDAWDALLAGGEAVTAEALRERAGSLHPDDPINIQYTSGTTGYPKGATLTHRNILGNGFMTTELIRLGPEDRLCIPVPFYHCFGMVMGNLGCTSHGTTMVIPAPGFDPEITLRTIAEERCTGVYGVPTMFIAMQAHPTFAEHDLSTLRTGIMAGSVCPVEVMKRCVEDMHMDEVAIAYGMTETSPVSCQTRVDDDLERRTATIGRVHPHLEIKVVDPVTGATVPRGEPGEYCTRGYSVMRGYWDDADRTAEAIDADGWMHTGDLAVMREDGYCTIVGRIKDMVIRGGENVYPREVEEFLHTHPDIEDVQVIGVPDERYGEELCAWVRLREGAQPLDTAAVRAFCEGRLAHFKIPRYVLVVEEFPMTVTGKIRKVEMREETTRLLEL, from the coding sequence GTGACCCAGGACTCGTACGCCGCCGGACCCACCGAGCCACCGCTGCCGGACACCACCATCGGGGCGGACCTGTCCCGCACCGTGGCCGCCCACCCCGAGCGTGAGGCGCTGGTCGAGGTGGCCACCGGGCGGCGCTGGACCTGGCGCGAGCTGGAGGACGACGTCGACCGGGTCGCCCGGGGGCTGATGGCGGCCGGCATCGGGGTCGGGGACCGGGTGGGGATCTGGGCGCCGAACTGCGCCGAGTGGACCCTCGTGCAGTACGCCGCGGCCCGCACCGGCGCCGTGCTGGTCAACGTGAACCCGGCCTACCGCAGCCACGAGCTGGCCTACGCGATCAACCAGAGCGGGCTCGCGCTGATGGTCGCGGCGACCGCCTTCAAGACCAGCGACTACGTCGCCATGATGCGCGAGGTGGCCCCGCAGTGCCCCGACCTGCGCCGGGTGGTGCACATCGGCACCGACGCCTGGGACGCGCTCCTCGCCGGCGGCGAGGCGGTCACCGCGGAGGCGCTGCGCGAGCGCGCCGGGTCGCTGCACCCCGACGACCCGATCAACATCCAGTACACCTCGGGCACCACCGGCTACCCCAAGGGCGCCACCCTGACGCACCGCAACATCCTGGGCAACGGCTTCATGACCACCGAGCTCATCCGCCTCGGTCCGGAGGACCGGCTGTGCATCCCGGTGCCCTTCTACCACTGCTTCGGGATGGTGATGGGCAACCTGGGGTGCACCTCGCACGGCACCACGATGGTGATCCCCGCCCCCGGCTTCGACCCCGAGATCACGCTGCGCACCATCGCCGAGGAGCGCTGCACCGGCGTCTACGGGGTGCCCACGATGTTCATCGCCATGCAGGCGCACCCGACCTTCGCCGAGCACGATCTCTCGACGCTGCGGACCGGGATCATGGCCGGCTCGGTCTGCCCGGTCGAGGTGATGAAGCGGTGCGTGGAGGACATGCACATGGACGAGGTCGCGATCGCCTACGGGATGACCGAGACCTCGCCGGTGAGCTGCCAGACCCGCGTCGACGACGACCTCGAGCGGCGTACGGCGACCATCGGCCGGGTGCACCCGCACCTGGAGATCAAGGTCGTCGACCCAGTCACCGGCGCGACCGTCCCGCGCGGCGAGCCCGGCGAGTACTGCACCCGGGGCTACTCGGTGATGCGCGGCTACTGGGACGACGCCGACCGCACCGCCGAGGCGATCGACGCCGACGGCTGGATGCACACCGGCGACCTCGCCGTGATGCGCGAGGACGGCTACTGCACGATCGTGGGCCGGATCAAGGACATGGTGATCCGCGGCGGGGAGAACGTCTACCCGCGCGAGGTCGAGGAGTTCCTGCACACCCACCCGGACATCGAGGACGTGCAGGTCATCGGCGTGCCCGACGAGCGGTACGGCGAGGAGCTGTGCGCGTGGGTGCGCCTGCGCGAGGGCGCGCAGCCGCTGGACACCGCCGCGGTGCGGGCCTTCTGCGAGGGCCGCCTGGCCCACTTCAAGATCCCCCGCTACGTGCTGGTCGTCGAGGAGTTCCCGATGACCGTGACCGGCAAGATCCGCAAGGTCGAGATGCGCGAGGAGACCACCCGCCTGCTCGAGCTGTAG
- a CDS encoding IS110 family transposase produces the protein MTTMTSAPPVSHCTHEETSAAFGDPPSPRVGVIGGVDTHRDQHVAAALDSLGRLLGIEYFDADTSGHRALLAWLESFGPVLMIGIEGTGAYGLGLARHLATATTADLIEVDRPDRRTRRLKGKSDPIDAEAAARAAWSGAHTGTPKARDGRIEALRNLRVARRSAVQQRADVVRQIKALIVTAEDDLRHRLRHLDTPTLVRTCAALRPDPAHIAEPLHATKAALRSLARRHRHLSEEITDLEALIHPLVEQINPALMAINGIGHDCAGQLLVTAGANPERIHTEAAFAMLVGTAPVPASSGQTHRTRLNRGGDRQANAAIHRVLLSRMRWHKPTKTYLARRVNQRDLSKREAARILKRYITREIYPALINPHHGLDHP, from the coding sequence ATGACCACCATGACATCTGCACCACCCGTATCGCACTGCACCCACGAGGAGACCAGCGCTGCCTTCGGTGATCCGCCGTCGCCACGGGTCGGGGTGATCGGCGGAGTCGACACCCACCGCGATCAGCACGTCGCTGCCGCCCTCGACTCACTGGGACGCCTGCTAGGCATCGAATACTTCGACGCTGACACATCCGGCCATCGGGCCCTGCTGGCCTGGCTGGAATCGTTCGGACCGGTGCTGATGATCGGCATCGAGGGCACCGGCGCCTACGGCCTAGGACTCGCACGCCACCTGGCCACAGCCACCACCGCCGACCTGATCGAGGTCGATCGACCAGATCGACGCACGCGCCGGCTCAAGGGCAAGTCCGACCCCATCGACGCCGAAGCCGCCGCCCGCGCGGCGTGGTCGGGAGCGCACACCGGCACTCCCAAGGCCCGCGACGGACGCATCGAAGCGCTGCGCAACCTGCGTGTCGCTCGACGCTCAGCAGTCCAGCAACGCGCCGACGTCGTGCGCCAGATCAAAGCACTGATCGTGACCGCCGAGGACGACCTACGCCACCGCCTGCGTCACCTAGACACCCCCACATTGGTGCGCACCTGCGCCGCACTGCGACCCGACCCCGCGCACATCGCAGAGCCCCTGCACGCCACCAAGGCCGCCCTGCGCAGCCTCGCCCGCCGTCACCGCCACCTCAGCGAGGAGATCACCGACCTCGAGGCGCTGATCCACCCCCTGGTCGAACAGATCAACCCCGCCCTGATGGCCATCAACGGCATCGGACACGACTGCGCCGGACAGCTCCTGGTCACCGCCGGCGCCAACCCCGAACGCATCCACACCGAAGCAGCCTTCGCGATGCTCGTCGGCACCGCGCCGGTCCCGGCCTCCTCAGGCCAAACCCACCGCACGAGGCTCAACCGCGGCGGCGACCGTCAGGCCAACGCTGCCATCCACCGCGTCCTGCTCTCACGAATGCGCTGGCACAAACCCACCAAGACCTACCTCGCCCGCCGCGTCAACCAACGCGACCTCTCCAAACGCGAAGCAGCCCGCATCCTCAAGCGCTACATCACCCGCGAGATCTACCCCGCCCTGATCAACCCCCACCACGGACTTGACCATCCATAG
- a CDS encoding peptidase E gives MTGTILTMGGGGFSMADDVSVPAPLDDLLLSLVPVPRGADGPPRVCFVGTASGDSPGYIERFETAFAGRAETSTVQLFDYGTIPGGDLRAHVLAQDVIYVGGGSTANLLVLWRLHGLDALLREAAGAGTVLTGISAGMNCWYDASVTDSYGPLAGLSDGVGLLPGSACPHYDGEAERRPTYLDLVATGRLPDGYAADDGAALLWRDGELVEAVSERPGARAFRVRRQGDEAVEEPLDVRLLA, from the coding sequence ATGACGGGCACCATCCTGACGATGGGCGGTGGCGGCTTCTCGATGGCCGACGACGTGTCCGTCCCGGCGCCGCTCGACGACCTGCTGCTGTCCCTGGTGCCGGTGCCGCGCGGTGCCGACGGCCCGCCGCGGGTCTGCTTCGTGGGCACCGCCAGCGGCGACTCCCCCGGCTACATCGAGCGCTTCGAGACCGCCTTCGCCGGCCGCGCGGAGACGTCCACCGTGCAGCTCTTCGACTACGGGACGATCCCCGGCGGTGACCTGCGCGCCCACGTGCTGGCGCAGGACGTCATCTACGTCGGCGGTGGCTCGACGGCCAACCTGCTGGTGCTGTGGCGCCTGCACGGCCTCGACGCGCTGCTGCGCGAGGCAGCGGGGGCCGGCACCGTCCTCACCGGCATCAGCGCCGGCATGAACTGCTGGTACGACGCCTCGGTCACCGACTCCTACGGCCCCCTGGCGGGCCTGTCCGACGGCGTGGGGCTGCTGCCCGGCAGCGCCTGCCCGCACTACGACGGCGAGGCCGAGCGCCGCCCGACGTACCTGGACCTGGTCGCCACCGGCCGCCTGCCCGACGGGTACGCCGCCGACGACGGCGCCGCCCTGCTGTGGCGCGACGGAGAGCTCGTCGAAGCCGTCTCCGAGCGCCCCGGCGCCCGGGCCTTCCGCGTGCGCCGCCAGGGCGACGAGGCGGTCGAGGAGCCCCTCGACGTCCGCCTGCTGGCCTGA
- the pgm gene encoding phosphoglucomutase (alpha-D-glucose-1,6-bisphosphate-dependent) codes for MSHERAGTLAEPGDLIDVAHVVTAYYTGVPDPDDPDQQVAFGTSGHRGTSLRTAFNETHILATTQAICEYRREQGYDGPLFLGRDTHALSEPAWSTALEVLIANDVTVLVDDRDGYTPTPAVSHAILRANKGRTDGPGLADGIVVTPSHNPPADGGFKYNPPHGGPADSDATKVIAARANELVRAGLDGVRRVPFARARAAAAAYDFLGTYVDDLPSVVDLEAIRRAGVRIGADPLGGASVGYWGEIAERHGLDLTVVNPLVDPTWRFMTLDWDGKIRMDCSSPSAMASLVAQKDAYDIATGNDADADRHGIVTPDAGLMNPNHFLAVAIGHLFGGARPDWPDTARIGKTLVSSSMIDRVAAGVGKPLVEVPVGFKWFVPGLLDGSFGFGGEESAGASFLRRDGSTWTTDKDGLLLCLLGAEILATTGETPSQRYAALVAEHGDPAYARVDAPATREQKAALAALSPDAVTATELAGEPITARLTEAPGNGAAIGGLKVTTESAWFAARPSGTEAVYKIYAESFRGPEHLAQVQAEAREVVSAALGGSAG; via the coding sequence ATGAGCCATGAGCGTGCCGGGACCCTCGCCGAGCCGGGCGACCTGATCGACGTCGCGCACGTCGTGACCGCCTACTACACCGGCGTCCCCGACCCCGACGACCCCGACCAGCAGGTCGCCTTCGGCACCAGCGGGCACCGGGGCACCTCGCTGCGCACCGCCTTCAACGAGACCCACATCCTGGCCACCACCCAGGCCATCTGCGAGTACCGCCGCGAGCAGGGCTACGACGGCCCGCTGTTCCTGGGTCGCGACACCCATGCGCTCTCGGAGCCGGCGTGGTCGACCGCGCTCGAGGTGCTCATCGCCAACGACGTCACCGTGCTGGTCGACGACCGCGACGGCTACACGCCCACGCCGGCGGTCTCGCACGCGATCCTGCGCGCCAACAAGGGGCGCACCGACGGGCCGGGCCTCGCCGACGGGATCGTGGTCACCCCGTCGCACAACCCGCCGGCCGACGGCGGTTTCAAGTACAACCCGCCGCACGGCGGCCCGGCCGACTCCGACGCCACGAAGGTGATCGCGGCGCGTGCCAACGAGCTGGTCCGCGCCGGCCTCGACGGCGTGCGCCGGGTGCCGTTCGCGCGGGCCCGCGCCGCGGCGGCGGCGTACGACTTCCTCGGGACGTACGTCGACGACCTGCCGAGCGTGGTCGACCTCGAGGCGATCCGCCGGGCCGGGGTGCGCATCGGCGCCGACCCGCTGGGCGGCGCGTCGGTGGGCTACTGGGGCGAGATCGCCGAGCGCCACGGGCTCGACCTGACCGTGGTCAACCCCCTCGTCGACCCCACGTGGCGCTTCATGACGCTCGACTGGGACGGCAAGATCCGGATGGACTGCTCCTCGCCGTCGGCGATGGCCTCGCTGGTGGCCCAGAAGGACGCCTACGACATCGCGACCGGCAACGACGCCGACGCCGACCGGCACGGCATCGTCACTCCCGACGCCGGGCTGATGAACCCCAACCACTTCCTGGCCGTGGCGATCGGGCACCTCTTCGGCGGCGCCCGTCCCGACTGGCCCGACACCGCGCGGATCGGCAAGACCCTGGTCTCCTCCTCGATGATCGACCGGGTCGCGGCGGGCGTCGGGAAGCCGCTGGTCGAGGTGCCGGTCGGGTTCAAGTGGTTCGTCCCCGGGCTGCTCGACGGCTCCTTCGGCTTCGGCGGCGAGGAGTCCGCGGGCGCCTCGTTCCTGCGCCGCGACGGCTCGACCTGGACGACCGACAAGGACGGCCTGCTGCTGTGCCTGCTCGGCGCCGAGATCCTGGCGACCACCGGCGAGACCCCGTCGCAGCGCTACGCCGCCCTGGTCGCCGAGCACGGCGACCCGGCGTACGCCCGTGTGGACGCGCCGGCCACCCGCGAGCAGAAGGCTGCGCTCGCGGCGCTGAGCCCCGACGCCGTGACCGCCACCGAGCTCGCCGGTGAGCCGATCACCGCCCGGCTCACCGAGGCCCCCGGCAACGGCGCCGCGATCGGTGGCCTCAAGGTGACCACCGAGTCGGCGTGGTTCGCCGCGCGGCCCTCCGGCACCGAGGCCGTCTACAAGATCTACGCCGAGTCCTTCCGCGGGCCCGAGCACCTCGCCCAGGTGCAGGCGGAGGCCCGCGAGGTCGTCAGCGCCGCGCTCGGTGGCAGCGCCGGATGA
- a CDS encoding crotonase/enoyl-CoA hydratase family protein produces the protein MSSRATSSDPSSERSSALSGVSCSIEDGIAHVRLDRAEKLNALTLQLLDDLVATARRLRRDRSVRAVVVSGEGDAFCAGLDFASVLREPARVALAFAPRPWRGTNTFQEACWAWRRLPVPVIAAVHGHCLGGGLQIALAADFRIATPDSQWSVLEGKWGIIPDMSGVRSLKEVVGIDVAKRLTMTAETVSGKQAHDLGLVSELDSDPVAAAYALAERLKGRSPDQLAAAKRLFDDTWTSSARHTFFRERVEQAWLLAARNTKVAREAAFKRVAPEFGPRQR, from the coding sequence ATGAGCAGCCGTGCGACCAGCAGTGACCCCAGCAGTGAGCGGAGCAGTGCCCTGAGCGGGGTCTCCTGCAGCATCGAGGACGGCATCGCCCACGTCCGGCTCGACCGTGCGGAGAAGCTCAACGCGCTGACCCTCCAGCTGCTCGACGACCTGGTGGCGACGGCGCGCAGGCTGCGCCGCGACAGGTCCGTGCGCGCGGTCGTCGTCTCCGGCGAGGGGGACGCCTTCTGCGCCGGTCTCGACTTCGCCTCGGTGCTGCGGGAGCCGGCACGGGTCGCCCTGGCCTTCGCCCCGCGCCCGTGGCGCGGCACCAACACCTTCCAGGAGGCCTGCTGGGCCTGGCGCCGGCTGCCGGTGCCGGTGATCGCGGCCGTGCACGGGCACTGCCTCGGCGGCGGCCTGCAGATCGCGCTCGCGGCCGACTTCCGGATCGCGACACCCGACTCGCAGTGGTCGGTGCTCGAGGGCAAGTGGGGGATCATCCCCGACATGTCCGGGGTGCGCTCGCTCAAGGAGGTCGTCGGGATCGACGTCGCCAAGCGCCTGACCATGACCGCCGAGACGGTGTCGGGCAAGCAGGCCCACGACCTGGGCCTGGTCAGCGAGCTCGACAGCGACCCCGTGGCGGCGGCGTACGCGCTCGCGGAGCGGCTCAAGGGCCGCTCGCCCGACCAGCTCGCGGCGGCCAAGCGGCTCTTCGACGACACCTGGACCTCCAGCGCCCGGCACACCTTCTTCCGCGAGCGGGTGGAGCAGGCGTGGCTGCTGGCCGCACGCAACACCAAGGTCGCCCGCGAGGCGGCGTTCAAGCGGGTCGCCCCGGAGTTCGGGCCGCGCCAGCGTTGA
- a CDS encoding ferredoxin reductase has translation MTSVAFRDASTGTRPSWSHSLRRQVRRVAEAAVTPLDVDDVLDVFHPLRRGAPLRGRIVAVRPETADAATLEIKPGASWAGHVPGQYVRIGIDVDGVRHWRAYSLTHGPRADGLISITVKAVPDGHVSDYLVHHAAPGTTLHLEQAAGEFVLPDAGTAGKLLFVTAGSGITPVIGMLRNLYPSTDTGVLRPARSADLDIVVVHVAPSEPSSIFRADLQALDTAGAIRLVARYDDQHGVLDVADLDTLVPDLAERRTFACGPAGLLDALEAHHAEAGIDLFVEQFRTARVEAGAGGTVAFTQGGTTLEADGATPILDAAEEAGVLMPSGCRMGICMGCVLPLKEGSVRDLRNGQVTTAVPGETDPRGILIQTCVSAAAGACSIDH, from the coding sequence ATGACTTCCGTAGCCTTCCGAGACGCCTCCACCGGCACCCGCCCGTCGTGGTCGCACTCCCTGCGTCGCCAGGTGCGACGCGTCGCCGAGGCCGCCGTAACCCCGCTCGACGTCGACGACGTCCTCGACGTGTTCCACCCGCTGCGCCGCGGCGCCCCGCTGCGCGGACGGATCGTGGCCGTGCGCCCCGAGACCGCCGACGCGGCCACGCTCGAGATCAAGCCCGGCGCCTCCTGGGCCGGCCACGTGCCGGGCCAGTACGTGCGCATCGGCATCGACGTCGACGGCGTGCGCCACTGGCGCGCCTACTCCCTGACCCACGGCCCCCGCGCCGACGGCCTGATCTCGATCACCGTCAAGGCGGTCCCGGACGGCCACGTCAGCGACTACCTCGTGCACCACGCCGCCCCCGGCACCACGCTCCACCTCGAGCAGGCCGCCGGCGAGTTCGTGCTGCCCGACGCGGGCACCGCGGGCAAGCTGCTCTTCGTCACCGCCGGCTCCGGGATCACCCCGGTCATCGGGATGCTGCGCAACCTGTACCCCTCCACCGACACCGGCGTGCTGCGCCCCGCCCGCAGCGCCGACCTCGACATCGTCGTGGTGCACGTGGCCCCCAGCGAGCCCAGCTCGATCTTCCGGGCGGACCTGCAGGCGCTCGACACGGCCGGCGCCATCCGGCTCGTGGCCCGCTACGACGACCAGCACGGTGTGCTCGACGTCGCCGACCTGGACACCCTCGTGCCGGATCTCGCGGAGCGGCGTACCTTCGCGTGCGGCCCCGCCGGGCTGCTCGACGCGCTCGAGGCCCACCACGCCGAGGCCGGCATCGACCTGTTCGTCGAGCAGTTCCGCACCGCGCGCGTCGAGGCCGGGGCGGGCGGCACCGTCGCCTTCACCCAGGGCGGCACCACCCTCGAGGCCGACGGCGCCACCCCGATCCTGGACGCGGCCGAGGAGGCCGGCGTCCTGATGCCCAGCGGCTGCCGGATGGGCATCTGCATGGGCTGCGTCCTGCCGCTCAAGGAGGGTTCGGTGCGCGACCTGCGCAACGGGCAGGTCACCACCGCCGTCCCCGGCGAGACCGACCCCCGCGGCATCTTGATCCAGACCTGCGTGAGCGCCGCCGCCGGCGCCTGCTCCATCGACCACTGA